A genomic window from Micromonospora ferruginea includes:
- the otsB gene encoding trehalose-phosphatase — MTSPAAATTTGGVLDPELRAAIGRIARIPQLLVACDYDGTLAPIVEDPTKAVPLPESVAAIRALASLPQTSVAVVSGRALRDLATLSRLPSEVHLVGSHGSEFDIGFVERLSPELIAVRHRLRQELRDIAAAHPGVRLERKPASVAVHTRGVDPRIAAAAVEAVRNGPATWDDVTVTQGKEVIELSVVATHKGTAVDQLRTQLAAGAVLFIGDDVTDENAFGNLQGPDVGIKIGPGETQADYRVAEPIEAARALGLLLETRRHWLFGERAVPIERHSMLANGRTVALVTPEAKITWLCHPKPDSAAIFADLVGGSPAGHFTVGPERGGIPLGQRYRSNTMTVETRWSGLTVTDWLDLPARQTTPDDPAVVSGDSTLVRVLSGTGRARVEFAPRPEFGQVAVQLQPLDDGLLVLGSNEPVALHSPGVEWEVTNDAGYETAKAVVDLSALGGQVVLELRFGTQSLEPHRVPVHERQAAAEQPWKDWVASLRLPTTAKDLVARSALTLRGLTHEPTGSILAAATTSLPEELGGVRNWDYRYCWLRDAAMTARSLVDLGSTEEAEGLLRWIDGVVERTGGHPERLHPLYTVDGYELGAEAVIDTLPGYAGSRPVRVGNLANHQLQLDVFGPVADLIAAVADARGSVRDDEWRVLENMVEAVRRRWHEPDHGIWEARLPPRHHVFSKVMLWMTVDRALHVVRQHGGEDRPEWVDLRDRIGANVLEHGWHPDAEAYSVAYGHDEMDASSLWIGLSGLLPGDDPRFLSTVLKIEADLRSGPVVYRYHWDDGLPGREGGFHICTAWLIEAYLRTGRRTDAEELFTQMVDTAGPTGLLPEQYDPLAERGLGNHPQAYSHLGLIRCALLLDNMLKQ, encoded by the coding sequence GTGACCTCGCCCGCCGCCGCCACCACGACCGGTGGCGTGCTCGACCCGGAACTGCGCGCCGCGATCGGCCGCATCGCCCGGATCCCCCAACTCCTCGTCGCCTGCGACTACGACGGCACACTCGCGCCGATCGTCGAGGACCCGACGAAGGCCGTACCGCTGCCCGAGTCGGTGGCCGCGATCCGCGCGCTGGCCTCGCTGCCGCAGACCAGCGTCGCGGTGGTCTCCGGCCGCGCGCTGCGCGACCTGGCCACCCTCTCCCGGCTGCCGAGCGAGGTGCACCTGGTCGGCAGCCACGGCTCGGAGTTCGACATCGGCTTCGTCGAGCGGCTGAGCCCGGAGCTGATCGCGGTCCGGCACCGGCTCCGCCAGGAGCTGCGCGACATCGCCGCCGCGCACCCCGGCGTCCGGCTGGAACGCAAGCCGGCCAGCGTCGCCGTGCACACCCGCGGGGTCGACCCGCGGATCGCCGCCGCGGCCGTCGAGGCGGTCCGCAACGGGCCCGCCACCTGGGACGACGTCACCGTCACCCAGGGTAAGGAGGTCATCGAGCTGTCCGTGGTGGCCACCCACAAGGGCACCGCGGTCGATCAGCTCCGCACCCAGCTCGCGGCCGGCGCGGTGCTGTTCATCGGCGACGACGTCACCGACGAGAACGCATTCGGCAACCTCCAGGGGCCGGACGTCGGCATCAAGATCGGTCCCGGCGAGACGCAGGCCGACTACCGGGTGGCCGAGCCGATCGAGGCGGCGCGCGCGCTGGGCCTGCTGCTGGAGACCCGGCGGCACTGGCTCTTCGGCGAGCGGGCGGTGCCGATCGAGCGGCACTCGATGCTCGCCAACGGGCGCACGGTCGCGCTGGTCACCCCGGAAGCCAAGATCACCTGGCTGTGCCACCCCAAGCCGGACTCGGCGGCGATCTTCGCCGACCTGGTCGGCGGCAGCCCGGCCGGGCACTTCACGGTCGGCCCGGAGCGCGGCGGCATCCCGCTCGGCCAGCGCTACCGCAGCAACACCATGACGGTGGAGACCCGCTGGTCCGGCCTGACCGTCACCGACTGGCTGGACCTGCCCGCCCGGCAGACCACGCCGGACGACCCGGCCGTGGTCAGCGGCGACTCCACCCTGGTCCGGGTGCTCAGCGGCACCGGTCGGGCCCGCGTCGAGTTCGCGCCGCGCCCCGAGTTCGGCCAGGTCGCGGTGCAGCTCCAGCCGCTCGACGACGGGCTGCTGGTGCTCGGCTCCAACGAGCCGGTCGCGCTGCACTCACCCGGCGTCGAGTGGGAGGTCACCAACGACGCCGGGTACGAGACCGCGAAGGCCGTGGTGGACCTGTCCGCCCTCGGCGGGCAGGTGGTGCTGGAGCTGCGCTTCGGCACGCAGAGCCTGGAGCCGCACCGGGTGCCGGTGCACGAGCGGCAGGCCGCCGCCGAGCAGCCCTGGAAGGACTGGGTCGCCTCGCTGCGGCTGCCCACCACCGCCAAGGACCTGGTCGCCCGCAGCGCGCTGACCCTGCGCGGGCTCACCCACGAGCCGACCGGCTCGATCCTCGCCGCGGCGACCACCTCGCTCCCCGAGGAGCTGGGCGGCGTCCGCAACTGGGACTACCGCTACTGCTGGCTGCGGGACGCGGCGATGACCGCGCGGTCACTCGTCGACCTGGGCTCCACCGAGGAGGCCGAGGGGCTGCTGCGCTGGATCGACGGCGTGGTGGAGCGCACCGGCGGGCACCCGGAACGGCTGCACCCGCTCTACACCGTCGACGGGTACGAGTTGGGCGCCGAGGCGGTCATCGACACGCTGCCCGGCTACGCCGGCTCCCGGCCGGTGCGGGTCGGCAACCTCGCCAACCACCAGCTCCAGCTCGACGTCTTCGGCCCGGTCGCCGACCTGATCGCCGCGGTGGCCGACGCGCGGGGCTCGGTCCGCGACGACGAGTGGCGGGTGCTGGAGAACATGGTCGAGGCGGTCCGCCGCCGCTGGCACGAGCCCGACCACGGCATCTGGGAGGCCCGCCTCCCACCCCGGCACCACGTCTTCTCCAAGGTCATGCTCTGGATGACCGTCGACCGGGCGCTGCACGTGGTGCGCCAGCACGGCGGCGAGGACCGGCCGGAGTGGGTCGACCTGCGCGACCGGATCGGGGCCAACGTGCTGGAGCACGGCTGGCACCCGGACGCCGAGGCCTACAGCGTCGCGTACGGGCACGACGAGATGGACGCGTCGTCGCTCTGGATCGGCCTGTCCGGGCTGCTTCCCGGCGACGACCCGCGCTTCCTCTCCACCGTGCTGAAGATCGAGGCGGACCTGCGCAGCGGCCCGGTGGTCTACCGCTACCACTGGGACGACGGCCTGCCCGGCCGGGAGGGCGGCTTCCACATCTGCACGGCGTGGCTGATCGAGGCGTACCTGCGCACCGGCCGCCGCACCGACGCCGAGGAGCTGTTCACCCAGATGGTCGACACGGCCGGCCCCACCGGCCTGCTCCCCGAGCAGTACGACCCGCTCGCCGAGCGGGGCCTGGGCAACCACCCCCAGGCGTACAGCCACCTGGGCCTGATCCGCTGCGCCCTGCTCCTGGACAACATGCTCAAGCAGTAA